The stretch of DNA ACGATGCTTTTGACACGTTACCCAATGAGTTACTTTCGAGTCTTGATTTAAGTAGGCATCAAAAGTATGCATATGATCATCAAATCCTGGAATAATTCGTTGGACAATTACTTCTAATCCTGCTTCTTCCGATTTACGGAGTGCTTCATCTAATTCCTGGCGATTTTCCACTTGAAAAATCTTTTTTCTAAACTTCGCCACAAATGAAGGAGAATCAACAGGTTTTACGATACACGGGTACCCAATTATTTCATCAATTTTCTCATAAAAGTTTTCCTCGTGTAATCGGACCGTTTCGGGAACTAAAACACCATGCTTCGTCGCTAATGCATGTAGAGTTTCTTTGTTCATTACTTCTGTATATAATCCTTGTTCCGTTTGTGGAATTAAATAATGCTGCTTTAATTCATCTAAATATTCATCGATTACTTCTACGTAGGAATCATGACAAGGTATTAGAACAGGCGGAGCTGTTTGTTTGCGAGCATAATCTATTAGAAAGTCAATAAACTGTTGTTTGTTCTCTTTATAGTGCGGTGCGATAACACGTTCCGAACAATATTTTGAATGAGCACCATACGTATTTTCATAGGAATAATCTACTGCAACCGTATGTATATCCTGCACCCCTAAGCAACGAATCGTGCTTAATCCGATATAATAATTTGTTCCTAAAATAACTGCTTTATTATTCATTCTTTTATCCAGCCTTTCTTACACTGCTAATTAAAATATTTACATAGGATCTAGGCTTTTTCAACAACATTTATATTATAAAAACAGTATTTTCTATTCAGTAGTCCAATATATAATTTTATTTGTTTTTTATCATTCTTTCCATCTTTTTTCGATAAATGTCAAATGAATTTAATATGATTGATATCTTTTGTCATTTCCCGGGAAAATTTATCGAGTAATGTAGATATTTCCCGACCTTGCACGCGAAACACAAGTAATAATGGATGTTTTTCTTTGATCCTTGTTTAAAAATTGATCCTGATGATCGACTTCACCTTCAATTACTTTCCACTCGCAAGTACCACAACGACCAACTCTACAAGAATAAGGTGCATGAATACCGGCAGAAAGAAGTGCTTCTAATAACGATTCATCCTTTGAAACTGTTATTTCCTTCCCGTTTTCTACTTGTGCAGTAAACGGAGCTCTATTTATTTGAACCGGTGCTGAAAAGCGTTCAAAGTGAATACTTCCGTTCGGATAGCCGAATTGTTGTGCTGCTTTTACGAACGATGTAATAAACGATTCCGGACCGCAAAAATATACATGTGTTCCAATATTATGTTGAAGCAACGAATCTACTGTTAACTTCTTCGTTTCTTGAGAAAAATAGAAATGACAACAACCTGGGTACATTTCCTTTAACTCGCCATAAAAAGCACATTGCTCTTTCGTTTTCGCAGCGTAATGTAATTCAAACGAGCGACCAGACTCCTTTAACTCTGCCATCATCGACAGAAAAGGAGTGATTCCAATTCCTGCAGCATAAAAGACGTGATGTTTCGCTTTAAAGCTTAGTGGAAGATGATTTTTAGGATAACTAATATCAATTTGGCTACCAATCTTTATTTCCTCATGCCAATATCGGGAACCACCTTTTGACTGTTCATCTAACCGAACAGAGATTTCGTAACAATTATTGTTATCAGGGTGATTATTCAAACTATAAGGACGAGCAAGTTTCCCTTCTTCCCCGACATACGTTGTAATATGTGAGCCAGCACTAAAATAAGGAAGTGTTCCTTTTGCTGCAACTAGAGTGAACCGTTTAATTTTTGATGTGATATTCTCTTTGTTTTGAACAATAACAGGAATAGTTTTTTCTCTGTACACGACTTACACTCCTATTTATAATTTTGCTACATATCCTAAATGTGCATCTCGCAGTGAAGAATAATGGTCCGAAACGACGAGTTGCAACTCGCAATGGGAACAGGTTATTTCCTCGTCCACTATTAAATTTATTTTCTCAGTAATGCCGTGACAACGACAACAAAAAACGTTCATCGGTTTAGGACCGATTCCGACAGAAATCATTTCTTCTTCTGAATAGCCAATAGACCAAGCCATTTTTTCTATTTCCCTTTTTAACTTCCAAGGTGCTGCAATGTATAAAAAGGTCCCCATTTTTTGTGATGAAAGGAGGTTTTGTAAGGTTGAAGAATCCAATGGAACAATCTCAAACGGCAACTCTTTCTTTTTAACCTCATATATTATTGGTTGCAATACTTCTAAACTAGCTTCATCCCCACAGAAAATATATTTCCTTTTCCCATTAATTAATGAAACCGTCATTAATCTTCCCTACTTTCTAGCTGTTCTTTTAAATATTGCAGAACAGGTTCTCTGTAGGAGGTAATTCCTTTATAGTCAACAATATGCGGCGGTAACTCCTGCATTATTTCATTAAATTGCTGTAACCACTCTTTTTTCATCACAAATTGATAGAGTGGCATAATATGAGAATGAATCGTAAAAAGAATTCCACCCGTTCTCGGTAACCTAAAAAGCTTCTGTACTTCTACACGCAAATGTACAAATTCGCCGACATTATCTTTCGTTACCTTTTTTCGTCCTTTTCCCCAGTCGGCAAACGTTTCTAACGACGTATCTAACCGATCTCCAGCCATAAGCCCCCAGTTTTTCCTCCCCCAAGGAGAACCAGCTTCAAGCTGCATTAAAAAGGTCAATATTCGATCATCCAATGGCGCAAAGCCTGGAATTGGTTTATGAATTGTTTTAAAATCCATCCCTACATTAAATGTTAGCGACCAATTTGAAGGGAAACATAACTGACCTGCATCTAAATATAAATCACCATCACGTTCCATCATAAGTAACAAGTCTTCCTGAACATGTCTCCCGATAAAATCTAACGGTTCGACTGATAAAGAAGAACAATCGCCAAATGTGAAGGTTACTGTTTCATCTAGTAACACGTTACGAAATGTCCATTGCTCCCCAGCCTTATCGATAGAAAATTTAGTAGGAAAGTAGGTTACAAGATGGTCTATAACTAAATCCACTACTTCCCATTGCGCACGCATTGTGTGAGGTAACGATTGAAAGCAACGTTCATGATGCTCGGTTAATAATTCTCGTTTTAAGAAAACCTCTTTCTCATATGTATTCGTTATATCCACACTACAAGGTTGGTTTAACAAAACTGAGTTATTAGAATAACGATAAGTATCGTCTTTAAATGGATATGGAAAATGAGCTAAATGGTCTAAAGATTTCATCGTCTCACCCTTTATGTAAAAATTTATCATTTTATATGTATATTAAAATTCTTCTATATATCTCCTAATTAAAGTATTATAGCACTAAATAGGTATTTTTTATTATAAACGAAGGAGTTTCTAATATGTTACAGTGTCGCGAAGAGGTTTTATTTTTAACAAAGCAACTAGTTAATGTTGAAAGTATCGTTAATACAGAAGGCGAAAAAGTGATGGCTGAAGCTGTGTATACGATCGTTTCGTCTATGCCCTACTTTAAAGGAAACCCGCATCTTGTTAGAAAACAGCAAACAGTTGACGATGAACGAGAACGCTATAATGTAATTGCGCTCGTAAAAGGGACTAAATCACCAAGCAATAAAACAGTAGTACTAATGGGCCATATGGATACAGTAGGAACGGATGATTTCAACCACTTAAAAGAAAAAGCATGTGACCCTCTAGAATTAATGCAAGCACTCCAGGAAGAAAAATTACCAACTTCCGTTGAATCTCATCTACAGTCCGGTGAGTATTTGTTCGGAAGAGGTGTACTTGATATGAAAAGTGGTGTTGCTAGCCATCTCTATCTTTTAAACTACTATTCAAACCACCCAGAAGAACTAAGCGGTAATTTAGTAGTCGTCATTGAATGTGATGAAGAAGACAGTTCACACGGCATACTATCTGCTTTAAAAGAGTTACAATTATTACGAGACGAGCACAAGTTAGATTATGTTGCTGCCATTAATGCTGATTTTGTTTCCCCTCGTTATGAAGGAGACAATAACCGTTATATTTATAAAGGCACTGTCGGTAAATTATTACCTTCCTTTTACATTACAGGTGCAGAAACGCATGTTGGATCTTGCTTTGAAGGGTTAGATCCTAACTATATTGCTGCTAGCTTAACTAAACAAATTAATTACAACACGGAACTCTGTAATGAAGCGTTTGGGGAAACGACTGTACCACCTGTTTCATTAAAGCAGACGGATTTAAAGCCAACATACACCGTTCAAACTGCCCTGTCTGCTTACGTATATTACAATTTCTTCGTACATTCCTGGTCTCCTAAAGATGTACTAGAAAAATTAAGAACACAAGCTGAAATTGCGTTCGATTCTGCACTAAATGAGTTTAAACAAAACTATTTATCCTATAGCAAAGCTAGCAATCAGCCTTATGTAGATGTTCCGTGGAAGCCTAGAGTCTTGCTATATGATGAAATGGATAGATTATTGATCGATACTCACGGTGACTCCTATGTAACTCATATGCTCGCATATAAAGAAGAATTACTATTAGACCAAGAACTAGATACGCGAATGTTTGCTGCAAAAGTAGTAGAAGAGGCGTGGAAATGGATGCCCGATAAGAGCCCTGCCATTATTTTATTCTATTCATCGCTCTATTCACCACGTATCGAAGTAACCGGTAAAAACGAAAAGGAAGTAAACTTGCTACATGCGTTAGATGCTGCAGTTGAAAAGTATCAACCGCAATATCAACACCCTATCGTAACACGCAATTTCTTCCCCTATATTTCAGACATGAGCTTCGTTGCTTTAAGTGATGATGAAGAAGAATTAAAGTCTGTTGCTGATAATAACCCTGGATGGGGAACGAAGCATTACGTTAATTATGAAGATATAAGAGCGATTAACGTACCCGTTATCAATATCGGTCCTTACGGCTTTGATGCTCATAAACAGTACGAACGGATGGAGTTAAGCTATTCTTTAGAAATCGTACCTAATTTAACAAATGAAGTTATTCAACGATTACTAGTTTAGAAGATAAGAAAAAGAGAAGTAGCCTCTACTTCTCTTTTTTGCATTTCATTATCTTTTCCCTGAATCAAACGGTTCTCCAACTGCCTTTGGAGCTTGTGATGACTTAGAGAAAATAATTAATGCAACTAGCGTTACTACATATGGGAATATCTTCAACAACACCGGCGGAATAACCGCTAATGCTGGAACAACTTGTGACACGTTCGCAACAGTAGTTGCAAATCCGAAGAAGAAAGTTGCTGCTAGTATTCCTAGTGGCTTCCATTGACCAAAGATTAGCGCTGCTAAAGCTAGGAAACCTAAACCTGCTACTGTTCCAGTAAACTCACCAGCATAAGTTACGACAATTACCGCTCCTCCTAGAGCAGAAAAAGCACCTGAGATCATAACACCATAATAACGCATTCTTTTTACATTAATACCAGCAGCTTCTGCCGCATGTGGATGCTCCCCACAAGCTCTTAAACGTAAGCCGAACGGTGTTTTATATAAGATAAACGTACTAATGATTAGTATCGCAAGAACTAACCAAGTAGTTGGATATGTCCTTGTAAAGAATAGATCCCCAATAATTGGGATGTCTGACAAATAAGGAACATTAGTTGATTTAAAAGCGTTTATACTAATTTTTCCGCTTCCTGTCATGTTTCTTGCAAGGAACACCGTAATAGCTCCAGCAATCATGTTTATTGCAGTACCACTAATAATCTGATTAGCACTTAAGTTAATACTTGCAAAAGCATGTAACAAAGAGAACAAGACACCAGCAATCATAGCAACTACTATTCCAACCCAAATAGCAGTTGTACTACCAGGAAACGATGATTGAATTGTATAGATAACAAGTGCTCCAGTAAAAGCACCAATGACCATCAAACCTTCTAAACCGATATTAACAATACCACTTCGTTCACTAAATAAAGCCCCTAAAGCTGTTATTAAAAGAGGAATAGTAAAGATTATAGCATACGGAGCAATTTGTTGAATTAAAGACCACATACTATTGCCCCTCCTTTTCATCTACAATTGTTTTCTTCTCTTTTCTCTTTTTCAATACTTTCGTTACTAGTCTTTCAATTAATATACTTGTAGCTGCAAAGTAAATAATAATAGCGATAATAGAATCCGCTATTTCTGGTGGGATATCCGTCATAGCGTTCATAAAGCCACGGCCAGAATATAACAATCCAAAGAAGATTGCGGCTAATAAAACACCAAACGCAGAGTTAGCACCTAAAAGCGCAACTGCAATTCCGTCAAAGCCTTGAGTTGGCATAACACCAATTTGCATACTAGTTGTGTTACCTGCATAAAAGGCAACCCCACCAAGACCAGCTAATCCACCTGAGATAGCCATAGCTAGAATAATACCTTTGTTCACTTTTATTCCGGCATATTCTGCACCATCACGGTTATAACCAACTGCTTTTAATTCGTAACCTAAAGTTGTTTTATTGATAATAAATGCCACTACGATTACGGCAATTACAGCTAAAAACAGTCCTAAGTTAATGTAGGAACCATCAAACGCTTCCGTTAAAAATGGTACGCGTAACGAAGCATTATCAGAAATCTTCCTTGATTCCGTTTCTAAAAACTCGCCTTTAAAATATCCTGGCACTGCATAGTAAATAGTCCAGTAAGCAATCCAGTTCATCATAATCGTGGAAACAACTTCATGCACATTAAACTTTGCTTTTAATAAACCTGGGAAAAACGCCCATAAAGCGCCACCTAAAAATCCTACTACAATCATCAAGGATAACAATACAGGCTTAGCAAGATCATCAAAAGTTAAACCTACCGCAAGTGCACAAAATCCTCCAAATAACATTTGTCCCGCCGCGCCAATGTTAAACAAACCAGTGCGGAAAGCAAATGCGACAGAAAGTCCAGTGAAAATTAATGGAGTAGCTGTTGCTAAAGTGTTACCGATACGGGATATACTTTTTAATCCACCTTCAAATAAATATTGATACCCTGCGATTGGGCTATTTCCCGTGAAAGCCATTAAAATTGCTCCAGCGATCAATCCAAAGAGAACAGCTATTAACGAAACTATGACGTTTCTCATTCGTCTTCCCCCTTATTCACGCCAGCCATCATTAAGCCAATTTCATTTTCATCCGTTTCTTTCGCATTAACGATTCCAATTAAATTTCCGTTATTTACAACAGCAATGCGATCCGAAACATTCAATATTTCATCTAGTTCTAAAGAAACTAATAGTACAGCTTTTCCTTTGTCTCGCTGTTCTACTAGACGTTTATGAATATATTCGATTGACCCTACATCTAATCCACGTGTCGGTTGCACAGCGATGAGAAGTGTTGGGTCCATTTCAATTTCGCGTCCTATAATTGCTTTTTGCTGATTTCCTCCCGACATGGAACGTGTAACAGAAATAGGTCCTTGTCCAGAACGAACATCAAAGTTTTTTATGATGTTTTCAGCATGTTTTCTCATCGCAGAAAAGTTTAAAATACCTCGTTTAGAATATGGAGCTTTATCATAAACTTCTACAATCATATTTTCTTCAACCGTATAGTCAAGAATAAGTCCGTGCTTGTGACGATCCTCCGGAATATGTGCAATTCCCTTTTCAATTCTCTTTTTAACAGGGAGGTTTGTAATATCTTCACCTTCATAAATAATAGAACCAGATTCTACTTTTGCTAAACCAGTTATACTTTGCACAAGTTCAGATTGTCCGTTTCCATCTACACCTGCAATACCAAGGATTTCCCCTCTTTTAACTTCAAGGGATACGTTGTTAAGGCCAATAACGTCTTTATCTTTATTTACTGTTACGTTATTAAGCGTAAGAACTACTTCGCCAACCTTCGCTTCTTCCTTTTCAACTTGGAAATTAACTTCACGTCCAACCATCATTTCTGCCATTTTGGAAGTACTAGTCTCCGCAACATTCACTGTACCGATTGTTTTCCCTCTACGAATAACAGTACATCTGTCTGCCATTGCTTTAATTTCCTTCAGCTTATGGGTAATGATGATAATGGACTTTCCTTCAGCGATTAAGTTTTTAAGTATTTTACCTAAATCTTCAATTTCTTGTGGTGTTAAAACGGCCGTAGGTTCGTCTAATATAAGAACATCCGCAGCACGATAAAGCATTTTTAATATTTCAACTCTCTGCTGCATTCCCACTGATATATTCTCGATTTTTGCATATGGGTCTACATTTAAGCCATACTGATTTGAAAGCTCTTGGATCTTTTTGCTTGCTTCACTTAACTCTAATTTATATAACTGATGGGGTTCTGCTCCAAGTACAATGTTTTCCGTTACTGTAAAATTACTAACTAATTTAAAATGTTGGTGTACCATTCCGATGCCTAATTTATTCGCAACGTTCGGATTCGAAATTTTCGTTTCTATCCCATTCACTTTAATAACGCCACGGTCTGGTTGATACATACCAAAAAGTATCGACATTAATGTAGATTTTCCAGCACCGTTTTCTCCTAACAAAGCATGAATTTCACCTTTTTTTAGTTGTAGCGTAATATTATCGTTGGCTACGATACCAGGAAACTCTTTGCGAATATTGAGCATCTCTACTACATATTCCATTTTTCGCAACTCTCCCTCTTAACAAATTCACTGTTATTAGTAACTCACACGCATTGAAGATGTTGGATGTGAGATGTCAGACAATATAAAATACACTTTTTTGTTTGAAAATTACTTCATCTGTTTAGTTAAAAAAAAGGCGGGAAATACCCCGCCTCTTTTTTAGTTGTTACTTAATTAAGCCATCTTGTTTGTCAGAAACTTTAATTTCACCTGATTTAATCAGTTCAAACATTTCAGCCACTTTGCTAATAGTTGATTCACTTAAGTTAGGGTTTTCATCCGGTAACCCAATACCATCATTTGTAGCGTCAAACATTAGAGTTTCTCCACCTGGGAATTCTCCATTTTTCTCCGCCATAATCATGTCGTAAGCCGACTGGTCAATTTTCTTCACTGCAGAAGTTAAAATTACAGATTTTTCACCTTCATAAATTCCGTCAGCATATTGGTCAACGTCAACACCAACCATCCAAACGTTTGCACCATTTTTCACGCGGTCAATCGCTTCGTTGATCGCACCAACACCAACGCCACCAGCAGCAGCGAAGATTACGTCAACTCCGTTGTCATACATTTGAGCAGCGATTTGTCCACCAGCTGCAACGTCATCAAACGTTCCTTGGTAAACAACGTTTTCAGGTTTAATAGAGAAGTTCGTACCTAAGTTCTCGTTAGCATATGCAACACCTTGTTGGAAGCCCCAGTTAAATTTTTGTACTGGAGGAATTTCCATACCACCGATGAAACCTGCTTCACCTTCTTGAAGCTCTACAGCTGTAGCAATACCTGCAAGGAAACCTGCTTCATGTTCTGCAAAGAAGATAGAAACCGTGTTTTCTCCTACTACAGAATTGAAATCTCCATTATGTGGATACCCATCAATTAAAACGAATTTTGCATCTTCATATTGTGCTTGAGCAGCAAAAATCGCCGTTTCAAATTTAAATCCAGGAGTTACGATAAATTTAAATTCTGCATCGTAAAGGTTACCGATTTCTGTCATATAGTCAGCTTCTGTTGTTCCGTTAGGCTTTAAATATCTGTGAGTTAAACCTAATTCTTCACTTGCTTTTACTACACCTTCCCAAGAACCTTGGTTGAATGATTTATCATCAATTGTACCAGCATCTGTTACCATTCCGACTTTAAAATCTGAGCTACCTTCTCCGCTTCCACCTGTGTTACTAGTACCACAAGCTGCTAAGAAGATCATCATTACAGCAATTATTGAAACTAATAATCCTTTTTTCATTGTAGGACCCCCATAAAATTTTTTAATAAAGGCTTTCTATACAATAATATATTCCTATTTTACGAGATTTTCAACAAATCTTTACGTAATATTAGTGAAAAACTAAAAAAATGTCTGATATTTGTCGAATATTGTAAAGTGAAAACGTTTGAAATCTTAATGAAATGTTTGCACAATAACATTTTATTCGTATTACCCATCAATTCCATTAACATAAAGTACCAAAAAATCATTCCTTTGTGACTATACCAATTCTCCTAAATATCTTAACGAATAAAAAAGCTATCTACTAAACTAGTAAAAAAAGTAGATAACTTTAATTTAATAATTCGTAACTAAATCGATTCCCAAATAAAACTCCCCCTGAATACTCAGAGAGAGTTTATTTCATTAATAGTTCTTTTAATTGATCTTTATTTTGCAACAAATCTTCCAGTGTGTATTGTTCTAATACTTTAAAATAAGCTTGTAGTGCTTCGTATAATACACCTTTTAACCGACATGCAGGGCTAATTTTACACATATTACTTTCAGAATTAAAACATTCTACTAAATGAATAGGCTTTTCTGTTTCACGTACAATTGCTCCTATATTTATTTCCGATGGATGCTTAGCTAGTTTAATACCACCATTTCTTCCTCTTACTGTATCAATAATTCCAAGCTTCCCAAGCTCATGAACTACTTTACCAAGATGATTGTTTGAAATATGATAAAATGCCGAAATATCTTTAATATTTGATCGTTTATCTTGCGGCTGTATACCTAAATAAATGAGTACACGCAAGGCGTAATCCGTATAAGTTGTCAATTGCACATTGCTCACCCTATTTCTTCGTAACATCGTTTATATCTTTATTTTAATGTATTACGCTGGAAATAGAAAATAAAGAGATTTTTTGTTAAATGTGAACATTTCGTTAAAGATGTATTTAAAATATTGCTTTTAGCCTGTGATGAACTTAACATTAAAGATGTATTTAAAATATATATTTAAACTTCCGAAAAGGGGTAGTGTAAAATGACAACTGCAACTAACCAATTAGATCAAAAAACTATTGATATCGTTAAGTCAACTGTTCCAGTATTAGCAGAGCACGGAGAAGCAATTACGAAACGTTTTTACGAAATGATGTTTACGAATCACCCAGAACTTTTAAATGTATTTAACCACGCAAACCAAAAACAAGGGAAACAACCACGTGCTTTAGCTAATACGGTGTATGCAGCTGCACAATATATTGATAATTTGGAAGCAATAATACCAGTAGTAAAACAAATTGCCCATAAACATAGAAGCCTTCAAATAAAAGCAGAGCAATACCCAATCGTCGGGAAACATCTATTACTAGCAATTAAAGATGTATTAGGAGACGCAGCAACGGACGAGATCATCGATGCATGGGGCAAGGCATACGGCGTCATCGCGGATGTATTCATTCAAGTGGAACGTGAAATGTACGAAGAAGCTGCAGCAAAAGCTGGTGGTTGGGACGGCTTTAGAGAATTTAACGTAATGAAAAAAGTGAGAGAAAGCGATGTTATTACTTCTTTCTATTTACACCCGAAAGATGGTGGCCCAATTTCTACGTTTGTTCCTGGCCAATATATTAGTGTTCGTTTAAAAATAGAAGGAGAAACATATACTCATATTCGTCAATATAGTTTATCGGATGCGCCTGGACATGATTATTACCGTATTAGCGTTAAACGTGAAAGCGATAAAGGATCCATACCAGATGGTACTGTTTCTAATTTCTTACATGAGCAAGTAAACGAAGGGGATGTGTTACACATTACCGCTCCAGCAGGTGATTTCGTGTTAGATGTAGAATCAACACGTCCTGTCGTCCTTATTAGTGGTGGTGTAGGGTTAACTCCTTTAATGAGTATGTTAAATACCATTGTAAAACAAACACCCGAAAGAAAAGTAACATTTATTCAT from Sutcliffiella cohnii encodes:
- a CDS encoding carboxylate--amine ligase encodes the protein MNNKAVILGTNYYIGLSTIRCLGVQDIHTVAVDYSYENTYGAHSKYCSERVIAPHYKENKQQFIDFLIDYARKQTAPPVLIPCHDSYVEVIDEYLDELKQHYLIPQTEQGLYTEVMNKETLHALATKHGVLVPETVRLHEENFYEKIDEIIGYPCIVKPVDSPSFVAKFRKKIFQVENRQELDEALRKSEEAGLEVIVQRIIPGFDDHMHTFDAYLNQDSKVTHWVTCQKHRQYPINFGASVYTEQKYIPELYEVGAKFLEDIGFKGFAEIEFKKDAETGNFYLIEINARITNLNHLLYKVGINFPYITYRELTGSPLQSKAVTENTNTAFWYVYEDILAIKGYIKTGQLSTKDVLQSLLKKKAYAIWDWKDPKPAISFLQMIAGKKFRRSSN
- a CDS encoding PDR/VanB family oxidoreductase; amino-acid sequence: MYREKTIPVIVQNKENITSKIKRFTLVAAKGTLPYFSAGSHITTYVGEEGKLARPYSLNNHPDNNNCYEISVRLDEQSKGGSRYWHEEIKIGSQIDISYPKNHLPLSFKAKHHVFYAAGIGITPFLSMMAELKESGRSFELHYAAKTKEQCAFYGELKEMYPGCCHFYFSQETKKLTVDSLLQHNIGTHVYFCGPESFITSFVKAAQQFGYPNGSIHFERFSAPVQINRAPFTAQVENGKEITVSKDESLLEALLSAGIHAPYSCRVGRCGTCEWKVIEGEVDHQDQFLNKDQRKTSIITCVSRARSGNIYITR
- a CDS encoding dimethylamine monooxygenase subunit DmmA family protein gives rise to the protein MTVSLINGKRKYIFCGDEASLEVLQPIIYEVKKKELPFEIVPLDSSTLQNLLSSQKMGTFLYIAAPWKLKREIEKMAWSIGYSEEEMISVGIGPKPMNVFCCRCHGITEKINLIVDEEITCSHCELQLVVSDHYSSLRDAHLGYVAKL
- a CDS encoding heme-dependent oxidative N-demethylase family protein codes for the protein MKSLDHLAHFPYPFKDDTYRYSNNSVLLNQPCSVDITNTYEKEVFLKRELLTEHHERCFQSLPHTMRAQWEVVDLVIDHLVTYFPTKFSIDKAGEQWTFRNVLLDETVTFTFGDCSSLSVEPLDFIGRHVQEDLLLMMERDGDLYLDAGQLCFPSNWSLTFNVGMDFKTIHKPIPGFAPLDDRILTFLMQLEAGSPWGRKNWGLMAGDRLDTSLETFADWGKGRKKVTKDNVGEFVHLRVEVQKLFRLPRTGGILFTIHSHIMPLYQFVMKKEWLQQFNEIMQELPPHIVDYKGITSYREPVLQYLKEQLESRED
- a CDS encoding M20/M25/M40 family metallo-hydrolase, translating into MLQCREEVLFLTKQLVNVESIVNTEGEKVMAEAVYTIVSSMPYFKGNPHLVRKQQTVDDERERYNVIALVKGTKSPSNKTVVLMGHMDTVGTDDFNHLKEKACDPLELMQALQEEKLPTSVESHLQSGEYLFGRGVLDMKSGVASHLYLLNYYSNHPEELSGNLVVVIECDEEDSSHGILSALKELQLLRDEHKLDYVAAINADFVSPRYEGDNNRYIYKGTVGKLLPSFYITGAETHVGSCFEGLDPNYIAASLTKQINYNTELCNEAFGETTVPPVSLKQTDLKPTYTVQTALSAYVYYNFFVHSWSPKDVLEKLRTQAEIAFDSALNEFKQNYLSYSKASNQPYVDVPWKPRVLLYDEMDRLLIDTHGDSYVTHMLAYKEELLLDQELDTRMFAAKVVEEAWKWMPDKSPAIILFYSSLYSPRIEVTGKNEKEVNLLHALDAAVEKYQPQYQHPIVTRNFFPYISDMSFVALSDDEEELKSVADNNPGWGTKHYVNYEDIRAINVPVINIGPYGFDAHKQYERMELSYSLEIVPNLTNEVIQRLLV
- a CDS encoding ABC transporter permease, translating into MWSLIQQIAPYAIIFTIPLLITALGALFSERSGIVNIGLEGLMVIGAFTGALVIYTIQSSFPGSTTAIWVGIVVAMIAGVLFSLLHAFASINLSANQIISGTAINMIAGAITVFLARNMTGSGKISINAFKSTNVPYLSDIPIIGDLFFTRTYPTTWLVLAILIISTFILYKTPFGLRLRACGEHPHAAEAAGINVKRMRYYGVMISGAFSALGGAVIVVTYAGEFTGTVAGLGFLALAALIFGQWKPLGILAATFFFGFATTVANVSQVVPALAVIPPVLLKIFPYVVTLVALIIFSKSSQAPKAVGEPFDSGKR
- a CDS encoding ABC transporter permease is translated as MRNVIVSLIAVLFGLIAGAILMAFTGNSPIAGYQYLFEGGLKSISRIGNTLATATPLIFTGLSVAFAFRTGLFNIGAAGQMLFGGFCALAVGLTFDDLAKPVLLSLMIVVGFLGGALWAFFPGLLKAKFNVHEVVSTIMMNWIAYWTIYYAVPGYFKGEFLETESRKISDNASLRVPFLTEAFDGSYINLGLFLAVIAVIVVAFIINKTTLGYELKAVGYNRDGAEYAGIKVNKGIILAMAISGGLAGLGGVAFYAGNTTSMQIGVMPTQGFDGIAVALLGANSAFGVLLAAIFFGLLYSGRGFMNAMTDIPPEIADSIIAIIIYFAATSILIERLVTKVLKKRKEKKTIVDEKEGQ
- a CDS encoding ABC transporter ATP-binding protein, giving the protein MEYVVEMLNIRKEFPGIVANDNITLQLKKGEIHALLGENGAGKSTLMSILFGMYQPDRGVIKVNGIETKISNPNVANKLGIGMVHQHFKLVSNFTVTENIVLGAEPHQLYKLELSEASKKIQELSNQYGLNVDPYAKIENISVGMQQRVEILKMLYRAADVLILDEPTAVLTPQEIEDLGKILKNLIAEGKSIIIITHKLKEIKAMADRCTVIRRGKTIGTVNVAETSTSKMAEMMVGREVNFQVEKEEAKVGEVVLTLNNVTVNKDKDVIGLNNVSLEVKRGEILGIAGVDGNGQSELVQSITGLAKVESGSIIYEGEDITNLPVKKRIEKGIAHIPEDRHKHGLILDYTVEENMIVEVYDKAPYSKRGILNFSAMRKHAENIIKNFDVRSGQGPISVTRSMSGGNQQKAIIGREIEMDPTLLIAVQPTRGLDVGSIEYIHKRLVEQRDKGKAVLLVSLELDEILNVSDRIAVVNNGNLIGIVNAKETDENEIGLMMAGVNKGEDE
- a CDS encoding BMP family lipoprotein, which encodes MKKGLLVSIIAVMMIFLAACGTSNTGGSGEGSSDFKVGMVTDAGTIDDKSFNQGSWEGVVKASEELGLTHRYLKPNGTTEADYMTEIGNLYDAEFKFIVTPGFKFETAIFAAQAQYEDAKFVLIDGYPHNGDFNSVVGENTVSIFFAEHEAGFLAGIATAVELQEGEAGFIGGMEIPPVQKFNWGFQQGVAYANENLGTNFSIKPENVVYQGTFDDVAAGGQIAAQMYDNGVDVIFAAAGGVGVGAINEAIDRVKNGANVWMVGVDVDQYADGIYEGEKSVILTSAVKKIDQSAYDMIMAEKNGEFPGGETLMFDATNDGIGLPDENPNLSESTISKVAEMFELIKSGEIKVSDKQDGLIK
- a CDS encoding Rrf2 family transcriptional regulator yields the protein MQLTTYTDYALRVLIYLGIQPQDKRSNIKDISAFYHISNNHLGKVVHELGKLGIIDTVRGRNGGIKLAKHPSEINIGAIVRETEKPIHLVECFNSESNMCKISPACRLKGVLYEALQAYFKVLEQYTLEDLLQNKDQLKELLMK